ccaagaaattggctgattatcaagatttgagagattgagtcaccaagggattggggctcaatcaatcacgATTGCCAAGAGGTAAATGAGTTgtatgattgaagatgagatgagctggatttaatccaaagagaacaacatctcctgatctcaatgaatcTTCCCCATTCTTTATATCTTTCTTTACATTCTGTTAATCCCCATTCCTATTTACAATTAAGTCATTTAtgtttctgcactttacattcttgccatttccttttctgcactttactgcTTCTCTTTACTTTTAAGTCAATTACATTCCTGTTTATTTACAATTCTGTAATCATTCTATATTACTCAGGTTGACTAATTTACCcattaattaaaattgctcaaatttaccaatctctgtggatacgatcccattCCACTGTGGattattacttgacgacaattttggtgcgcttgccaaaagaacgGATTCATGATTTTACATGGGGAGTGAATTCTggtcatcaagttttatggcaccgttgccggggattggtttgaatttgacaatGACTAAATTGATGGGAAACTAGATTAAGCACTTTCCTTACCTTGTTAATCATTTTTCAGTtctttaattcttcttttttttattttgtttcattttacGCGGATCATTTTAGCTATTCATTATTCACATTTCCATTTGTATTTACTGCTCCGTTAACTATTTGATGAATTGCATCAACCAAGCTAACCACTAATCTCAACAAGAGTTTTTACTTCACTTGCCCTCTGCTTGCTGCTGTTGaatgtatgacaggtagaaggGGAGAAACTTCATCCTCCTTCGATagtgaacctgaaaggaccttccttagattaagaaGGAAAGTAAGAGgactgatgaatccatattttatgatatattttggtttgatttgagtggattccatcacataaacccacatttattcacctaaatagcatgcttttgagattTCATCCTAAATTGTGCTTTAAAGTGAAAACATACTATTTTAtgcttaatttaatcaattttatttactttaatcTCATTTGGTGCCTTGATGCATTTGTTAAGTAATTTTCAGATTTCCAAGGCAAGTATGGGTTGAATAAGTGAGGAAAAGAGCATGCAAAAGGgaagaattcaagaaatgaaGGATTTGTAAAGCTGCCAACCCTGACCTCTCTATACTAAagtggtcataacttgagctacagaggtccaaatgaggcggttctagtagcattggaaagctaatggCAACTCATTGggagcgatttctgggccccaaaacccaatccaactcattttttgaAGCTATTTAAGGCCGAATTGAAGAAAGATGAAGGGGGAGCACTTAAGTTTAGATTTTtacatgttttagttagttttctatagagagaagctcccccttctctctagaattagggtttcttagtttaatttcttaaaatttctacttttatttcttgtctttatttacttttccttgtcatttattgttattgcatctttcttcttcttcatttctcttaTTATTTCCCTTATTTTGCCATTTTTATGTTATGAACActctttgttaattttagtttcaattaatgcaatttatgttttttgttcatttattgctttctttagttgttattatgatttttttgcttttggtggttagaattatttttaatgcaatttaatattattttattttcatgcacaccaagtgtttgataaaatacttggcttagtttttacatagtttttcttCACTCTTAGCTTGAAATTGTTGACTTTGGTGATCCTtaagtcattgatgtccattcttgttgatacattagagtagttagttgatatGGTTTCCATTGACTCTATGTGACCCTTAGTGTTGACATAAGACTTATGGATTGAAATCAACTATGCCTACTTGACTTATCTTCGATGTAAGATTGACTAAGTAggttaactcttcataatcatcatgtgtttgtggtcaatgtctTCATAATCAACTATGCCTACTTGCCTTAGCTCTTAATTATTTACCaagaggtttcttgcatttttaattttccctactttgacttttattgctttgatgtttaatttcttgcatgtttaattttcacactcttggttgagaaattgggtgtttgggtggaattgagtagtggatgtccattccgcaTTGTGTGGAAATggctaattggtttggtttccatTGATCCAAACTCTAAGACATATAAACCAGTTTGGAAGAACCACctaaattttgggtggagaaaCCAACAAAACCACAGCCAAGACCACAAACCATACCACTCTATCCAACACAACAACCACAACCCCAACCAtcaatcaagcaacaatagAACCTATTACAACTCACAAAATACATCATATCACTCCACCCAACAAACacacaacaaccaccaccaagATACATCAACCTGCACCATGCAACCATGTGAAACCACCAGTAGCTTCTCAAAATTGGAGGGTGCCATAGCACAATTGTCAGCACAACTGACAGGAACTATTTCCATTGTTCTAGAGAGACAACTACAGGATGAAAGAAAGATAGATGCAAACCAAGATGAGTTCAGATCCAACATAAAGAATTAAGGGGCAGCAATTTCAAAATAGGAAGCACAAGTAGGGAGCTTGTCTAAACAAATACCCATGCCCACACATACCTTCCCTAGTGTTACCATGGCTAACCCGAGGGAGGAATGCAAGACCATAATACTAAGAAATGGAAAAGTTGTAGAAGAAGCATCCCTAAGTCAAAGCCACCAAGAAGAAGGGGCTGCCAATGGACCTGAAaccaagaaggaagaagagaccCTTACACCATCCTGACCAAAGCAAGTCCTGAAGCcttatgtgccaaaggcaccCTATCCACAAAGACTAAGGAAGGATAGAAAAGATAGCCGGTTCTCTAGATTCCTAGAAATCTTCAAGAAGCTCCAGATCAACTTTTGCTGAGGCATTAGAACAAATGCCATTCTATGCCAAGTTTTTAAAAAAGCTCATGACAAGGAAGAGGAATTGGTGAGAAAAGGATACTGTAGTGCTCACTGAGGAGTGTAGTGCCATAATATAAAAGAAGCTTCCCCATAAACtgaaagatcctgggagcttccAAATCCCCTATATCATTGGAGATATGAACATTGAGAAGGCactatgtgatctaggagccAGTATCAACCTCATGTCCTTGGCCGTGATGAAGAGGATGAGAATAGAAGAAGCAAAACCCACAAGAATGGCCCTTCAACTAGTAGACAGGACCTTCAAATTCCCCCATGGTGTGGTAGAAGATTTGTTGGTAAAAGTGGGAGAGTTCATCTTTCCAGCTGACTTTGTTGTGGTTGACATGAAGGAAGAAGCCAACGCATCAATCATCCTAGGAAGGCCATTTCTAGCTATAGTTGGAGCTAtaattgatgttcaaaaaggggagCAAGTCTTAAGATTGCATGAGGAGAAGATGTTCTTTAATGTCTTCAAGGCAATGAGCTACCCCAAGGAATCCATTGGAGAATGCATGATGGTGGACATAATTGAAAATCTCATTCAAGGAGTCATAGAGAAAGAATAATATGAAGAAATCAAAGAGCAAAATCAATAAACCTCATGTGGTGAGCTACCTCTAGAGACTATGGAAGAACCAGTCATGCTGGACAAGACAAGTAAAATGGAAGTGGAGGCACCGAAGTTGGAGTTGAAAACTCTGCTTTCAAACTTGAAGTATGCTTACTTGGGTGACAACAACACAtacccagtgatcatcaattcaAGTTTGAATAAACAACAAGAAGAGGAGTTAATCTAAGTGCTGAAGCAACACAAAGATGCTATTGGATGGACACTTGCAGACTTAAAAGGGATCAGCCCTTCAAtgtgcatgcacaaaatcctaCTTGAAGAAGGTGCAAAGCCCTCAAGACAACAGCAGAGAAGGATAAATCCAACAATGAATGAAGTGGTGCAAAAGGAGGTGCTGAAGTTGTGGCAAGCAGGGGTGATCTACCTAATCTTAGACAGCCCTTGGGTAAACCCTGTGCAAGTAGTCCCCAAGAAAGGTGGGATCACTGTTGTgccaaatgagaagaatgaattgATACTAACAAGAACAACGACTGGCTGGcgcatgtgcattgattataggAAGCTCAATGAGGCTACCAGGAAGGACCACTTCCCCCTACCTTTCatggaccagatgctagaaagacttgCGAGACAtgaatattattgcttcttggatAGCTATTCTGGTTACAACCAAATAGTTGTAGACCCCaaggaccaggagaaaacatcctTTACTTGTCCTATGGTGTCTTTGCTTATAGGAGAATGCCCTTTtgattgtgcaatgcacctgcaacattccaaaggtgcatgctctccaaaattttaaatataattgaaaaattcattgaagtgtttatggatgacttttctgtaTTTGGTGATTCATATTCTAAATGCTTACACCACTTGGCCTTGgtgctaaagagatgccaatAGACCAACCTCATTTTGAATTAAGAGAAGTGCCACTTTATGGTTACAGAGGGGGTGGTTCTTGGTCATAAGATCTCAAAAAGAGGCATAGATGTAGACAaggctaaggtggaggtaattgaaaagtTACCCTCACCTTGCAATGTTAAAGCAATTAGAAGTTTTCTAAGGCATGCTGGCTTTTATAGAAGGTTCATtagagatttttcaaagattgccAAACCCTTAAGTAACTTGCTTGTCTCTAATGTACCCTTTATCTTTGATAGAGAATGCATGCTAGCCTTTGATGAGCTTAAAAACAGACTTTCCTCTGTACCTATCATAACACCACCTTGTTGGGATTTACCTTTTgagttgatgtgtgatgcatcagattttgctgttggtgctgttttaggacagaggAGAGATAAGTTGGTGCAtgttatttactatgctagcaaaATCCTCAATGAGAATCAAAGAAATTACACCACTATAGAGAATGAACTTCTTGCCATAGTCTTTGCATTTGATAAATTCAGATAATATCTTATTGGCTCTAAAGTTACTATTTTCACTGATCATGCAGCCCTCAAATATTTGCTGACCAAGAAGGAATCCAAGCCTAGGTTGATAAGATGGGTCTTGCTACTTCAAGAGTTCAACATagagataaaagataaaagtgGGGCAGAGAATAAGGTAGCTGACCACCTATCAAGAATCCCACATGAAGAGGATGAAGCACAGCAATTTAaagtgaatgaaagcttccctgATGAGTAGTTGATAATGATTCAAGAAAGCCATTGGTTTGCCGATATAGCTAACTTCAAGGCTATTGGGGAGTTGCCTACCAACATCAACAAGTACATGAGGAGGAAGCTACTCAATGATGCTAAACACTATATCTGTGATGAGCCCTACCTGTTTAAAAAGGGTGTTAATGGAATCTTGAGGAGGTGTATTTCATAAGAGGAAGGGCAAGAAGTGTTGTGGTAAAGCCACGGATCTACATATGGAGGCCATTTTAGTGTAGAAAGAATTGCAGCCAAGGTGCTACAATGTGGGTTCTTTTGGCCAACATTATTCAAAGATGCAAAGGAATTAGTGTCAAGgtgcaatgaatgccaaaggGCTGGCAATTTACCCAAGaagaatgagatgccacagcaatTCATCCTAGAacttgagttgtttgatgtatggggaattgacttcatgtgTCCATTCCCTACCTCATACTCAAACATGTACATTCTAGttgcagtggactatgtatttAAGTGGGTAGAGGCCATTGCAACCCCAACAAATGTTAATAAGGTAGTCATGCACTTCCTTAGAAGGAACATCTTCAGCCGATTTGGAGTCCCCAGAGCccttattagtgatggaggaagccatttCTGCAACAGACCATTGGAAGCCCTCCTTGTGAGATATGGAGTAAAACATAAGGTTGCCACACCTTATCATCCCCAAACAACTGGGCGGACTGAGGTatccaacagagagctaaaaagggTCCTAGAGAAAACTGTGGGAGcttcaagaaaggactggtcaAAAAGGCTAGacgatgctctttgggcatataggacagccttcaaaacaccTATTGGGATGACCCCATATcagctggtgtatgggaaggcatGTCACCTATCCCTTGAGCTTGAACACAAAGCCCTCTGGGCACTCAAGCTACTGAATTTTGATAGTAATGCTGTGATAAACCcaatttgtagggtttatcttgtgttgaatttaagagattttatgaccttttacccacatttattcaatgaaatagcatggtttcgtGATTGTCTcccaatttgtgcttaagtgtgaaaacatgctttctaggtccttaattagctaaatttaattcacctttgattccactagatgccttgacttgtttgttaagtgattttaggttgaaaagggctagcgaaggatcaaaggagtgaaaggaaagcatacaaagtggagaagatcatgaaaagccaaagaattgaactCGCCCATAAACGCGCGCGCGCACCAGGAGCTTGCGAACcttgcgaattaccccatggacgcgtacgcgtgctgtgcgcatacgcgtcggtgctggtatatgattttttaatgaaaatgtgGCCAGTGAATTcagaagggttgtggggcccaatcccaaccaactttggcgccaaaaatgctatttaaagccaaggattgaagagaaaaGGGGGATTccatcattcacactcattaggattagtttagagttcgttttagagagagaagctctcacttctctctaggattaggttttgttcttagatctaggtttcattcatgctttgatttagttttccttttgtaattctttttctcctacatctcttttctctattttggcatttaattcttgtaattctctacttttatgttgatgcacttttgtttcttctattttccttttatgcaatttgaggtaattcatgtagatcttgttcatttgatttgttgttgtttaactccttgcaattgagtagtgtagatttactttccttgcaattttactatgctttccttttattgccttccaagtgtttgataaaatgcttggttggattttagagtagaattttatgctcttggcttggaaaggtaacttaggacatcttgagttgctaatgtccaagtaattgataaTTGGGATCCAtagactctagttctcactaattgaatcagtggagagttaggacttatggactaggattgatatagatcatttgactttcctttactactagttagaggatgacttagtgggattgatccttgtCAATTCTCaagttgtggttagtgattaggatagagatccttgaccaccaacccttgccaagacctctttagccattagtttacttccttgccatttactttttcatgtctcttatcaaaaaccccaaaagataactcataaccaataacaagacactttattgcaattcctaaggagaacgacccgagttttaaatacttcggtttatatttttaggggtttgtacttgtgacaaacaatcttttgtatgaaaggattgttgcttggtttagaaactatactttacaacgagatttcatttgtgaattctaaaccgtcaaaaatccaatcatcaaaatggcgccgttgtcggggaattgcaatggtgttatgttattggttattgtatatatatgaatagtgtgaatatgtttgcttttgttagttcttgctagttttaggatttaattttcttgcttcttatttgattttgttttcattttcctcttgctatcatgaattctcaccttGGCTATGTGTTTGGTTATCAacatgttgtaggaaatgagaACTTCAATtagaatgtgtatcaaggatgggacaatcaaaggtgggaggagccatatgcatatgatcaatcctcatggcaacaacctcctccaatgcactatgaagaagagccattctatgatgcataccaatccaatagctatggtgaatcttcctgtgactttcaagaaccaccaccatatgcctatgaaccccatCTTCAACATGatcctcaaccatactcacaagcctcttttcaccaaacacctccatatgaccttGATCCATAAcaaccataccaaccaccttttgaacCATGTGAGCCAcacatagaaccaccaccattccaatatCAATACTCCAAAGAACCAGCTCAACATACACCaccaccttaccaagaagaaccactttCCTATCATGAACCCGTTCTACAAGacaatgaaccctcttatccaccccaatcCTCAATAGATGAAATTCTTAGCCTTATATTTCTAGGGTAAGGAGAAATAAAAAGGGAGACTAGAATTTGTGACTACCTTGACCAACGTAGTAAGCCttttagcctcccaatgcttgagcactcaaagcactcccatggtcacatgtggagaatcaattaAAAAGTATAGCATGAAGGAAAGATTGGAAACTCTTATGGAGAATGAGGAATGCCattttgtattagagcaattggaggagcctatgatcatcgaagaagaggaagaagcggttgaagatttaggaggtGTGGAACCTCCTTGGGAACTTAGAGTTGAAAAGAACctctccaagaagattgaattggatgttgaggaggagagtGCACAACATCCAAAACAATTTTTGAGTGAAGACTTGGAGTGaatgaagcaagaattgagttcccttggtgatgaagaccATGCATCCAACCTTCTtggtggtgaatcctttgaatttgaagaaccttctcccaatgaGATAGAAAgcaatgtggaggtagatttctctcaacctcccatttatgatttgagtgatggagaagagctagatgaagttgatgaacaaaggattgagaatgaagaagtttaTGAAGAGGTGGAGATTGACAAGGAAGCAAACAAaaggagtagagcttgcaaggacattggagatacctctccccaagccaccaccatccattctctcattcaagtgggtaaattctttatacttaagctttattattccccttgaatatggtttacttgagacggatggtcaacttagacatatttgtggctttaagagtaaaagggagatggttagtggttgaaaacatcattctaggttcattatggttgcaTGTTCAAAGCTCAATTGCAAGGTTTGGTGTAGAGCTAGATTGCTTGGGTCTAGGATGATGTTTGGTCACTTCTTTaagaattctaagtttctaccacccggatggaacaatgaTCATCAACTTAAATACGGGtgtcaaaacaaagtgtgggaccccggatcgcacaaggaaaatcaaatttgggagcccatggtgTGTGtagaactccatcaaatcttggagctattaattttgaatgatggagcttattggagaaccaagcattggtgggaattcCAAGAAGAGtttaagcacaagccaccttgagaggagctccccataagtccaacttaaggataataaacaaaagtgctaggtgggagacaccccaccatggtaaaagcttttcattttatctttttgtacatattggtaattagtttaaattcatgtttGTGGTTGATTTGTTGAGTATAATTGAttgtttagtatgttaaataaggttttaaggtgttttggtagctgtttggaggtttggaatgcttggattggtgcaaaaacatagaaaaatttttttgaaaaaaaacagagcaccatccgcGCGTACGCACACTGCACACGTACGCGTACATCAAGCATTTTCACctacccacgcggacgcgccatGTACACGTATGCGTAGATGCAGAAATTTCACCCCCaagccaaaaacccgagagttgtaCGAAGCTACGCTAGCATTGTGCCTTTCGCACAAACCaactcacgcgtacgcgcacatgacgcgtacgcgtcaatctCGAAATAAGTCGTTAATGCGGACGCGCTatgtatgcgtacgcgtcgcatcCATTGCACCACCatccgcgcgcgcgccatgctcGCGTACGCGCGGATGTCCTTCCTTCactacatttcttttcttctcctctttccatttctttcctcatcctttcttcttcccttcttctacccctcatccaacattcccaaacaccattgataaccatttattttagttaactaattagttagttagttagttagttgattagttagttttcgtttcattttctctttttcattgtaagtgttggattgttattcttatttaccattaattgctgctgagtattaaaaagggatgttatcttaacatcattatgtttataatctttgttggattctgttgttgaggttatattttactacttggttttgagtttttcatgcttaccttttaagaGTACCAAGTACATTAGATTCGCCTTCAAGCATGTTTaatctttttgaattgcatgatttggccaccatgtgatttgactCAATTTTcttgattaggcaacctctcAATGGATGAttttgtgcatttaccttaatgtattgtgtttcatgattatatgcatccatatgtttttcgcttgaatgctttcatgcctcTTTCATGCTTGTTTTACTTTACGAGTTTACTTAAaacatctcaagcacac
The genomic region above belongs to Arachis duranensis cultivar V14167 chromosome 3, aradu.V14167.gnm2.J7QH, whole genome shotgun sequence and contains:
- the LOC107479219 gene encoding uncharacterized protein LOC107479219, which translates into the protein MNIEKALCDLGASINLMSLAVMKRMRIEEAKPTRMALQLVDRTFKFPHGVVEDLLVKVGEFIFPADFVVVDMKEEANASIILGRPFLAIVGAIIDVQKGEQVLRLHEEKMFFNVFKAMSYPKESIGECMMVDIIENLIQGVIEKE